One genomic segment of Rubritalea squalenifaciens DSM 18772 includes these proteins:
- a CDS encoding PEP-CTERM sorting domain-containing protein (PEP-CTERM proteins occur, often in large numbers, in the proteomes of bacteria that also encode an exosortase, a predicted intramembrane cysteine proteinase. The presence of a PEP-CTERM domain at a protein's C-terminus predicts cleavage within the sorting domain, followed by covalent anchoring to some some component of the (usually Gram-negative) cell surface. Many PEP-CTERM proteins exhibit an unusual sequence composition that includes large numbers of potential glycosylation sites. Expression of one such protein has been shown restore the ability of a bacterium to form floc, a type of biofilm.), protein MKNTIIAATLAALAGSASAATISWSSTAYTTNGSAGQNLDTGLFLTTGTEFLVENVGGAATTFDGIDFTADSGLFGSAIANTFHASSSDLSDSGRYGSSGADTISLSGLTIGQTYRIQALVFDGRGSAGITGRTVSFDGIDQGQYANGVSGVTWGDGLLVTGTFTADATDQDFTIEAFDGASSVGGQLNALLVHNTTAIPEPTSTAFVGLAGLGLLLRRRR, encoded by the coding sequence ATGAAAAACACGATCATCGCCGCCACCTTGGCAGCTCTTGCCGGCAGCGCTAGCGCCGCCACTATCTCCTGGTCCTCCACCGCGTACACAACAAACGGTTCCGCAGGCCAGAATCTCGACACCGGCCTCTTCCTGACAACAGGCACCGAGTTCCTAGTGGAAAACGTTGGCGGCGCAGCCACCACCTTCGATGGAATCGACTTCACCGCAGACTCCGGCCTCTTTGGCTCTGCGATTGCGAACACCTTCCACGCGAGCTCCTCCGACCTTTCTGACAGCGGCCGCTACGGCAGCTCTGGCGCAGACACCATCTCCCTTTCAGGTCTCACCATCGGCCAGACCTACCGCATCCAGGCCCTGGTTTTTGACGGTCGTGGCTCCGCTGGCATCACTGGCCGCACCGTCTCCTTTGACGGAATCGACCAAGGCCAATACGCCAATGGGGTATCCGGAGTCACTTGGGGCGACGGCCTTCTCGTGACCGGAACCTTCACTGCAGACGCCACAGACCAGGACTTCACCATCGAAGCTTTTGATGGCGCCTCCTCTGTAGGCGGCCAGCTTAATGCCCTCTTGGTCCACAACACCACGGCGATTCCTGAGCCAACCAGTACTGCTTTTGTCGGTCTGGCAGGACTTGGCCTTCTGCTACGCCGCCGCAGATAA
- a CDS encoding FecR domain-containing protein, with protein MKGPKLEKAIMSYFDGTLDELECRQLQDTLKRDRAARDLYRQHAELQQSFLFRYSQATQAAKKRPSIAEIHHHQQQRRNVKLALGAAAAALIAIAISLQFIFVSPPTTIASLESSRGSQFSIQHHLQNGEDVNGAELAPGSTVELTQGTLEITLDKGVRSIILAPASFELIDEKRLYLYRGTAWFHVEKEAHGFQVITHQFTVTDLGTEFGVIAHPKESDQVHLFQGSVMVRTSAQSPDEATLIAGQARICSPKGKLSEIPSSSSSFLTKLPEESSQNLLINGNFELGNPPADKDWGETANAALLPGWTWSPGITVASRSANGKPGFGNGRRNIHSSTRDTQLAFNVNPRNRPDPADATIRQTFATVPGQRYTVSFEMGANLFSNTSLELFAAVYDGADHNSATGTLLGTHTQRRNAEDGSGYNPPTSFTFTAASTSATLVFTETSNNSESADLCLDNVRVNKSKSQ; from the coding sequence ATGAAAGGCCCGAAGCTGGAGAAAGCCATCATGAGCTACTTCGACGGCACGCTCGATGAACTGGAATGCCGCCAGCTGCAGGACACGCTCAAGCGTGACCGCGCCGCCCGGGACCTTTACCGCCAGCACGCCGAGCTTCAGCAGAGCTTTCTATTCCGCTACTCACAGGCCACCCAGGCAGCCAAGAAACGCCCGAGCATCGCAGAAATCCACCACCACCAGCAACAGCGCCGGAATGTGAAGCTGGCTCTGGGCGCAGCCGCAGCGGCCCTTATCGCCATTGCGATCTCCCTGCAGTTCATCTTCGTCTCCCCACCTACCACGATCGCCAGCCTGGAAAGTTCCAGAGGTAGCCAGTTTAGCATCCAGCATCACTTGCAAAATGGGGAAGACGTAAACGGAGCAGAACTCGCTCCCGGCAGCACCGTGGAACTCACCCAAGGCACTCTCGAAATCACACTCGACAAGGGGGTGCGCAGCATCATCCTTGCCCCCGCCTCCTTCGAACTCATCGATGAGAAACGCCTCTACCTGTACCGAGGCACCGCATGGTTTCATGTAGAAAAGGAAGCACACGGTTTTCAGGTCATCACCCATCAGTTCACCGTCACTGACCTGGGCACGGAATTTGGGGTGATCGCTCACCCCAAGGAATCTGACCAAGTCCACCTTTTCCAAGGAAGTGTCATGGTGCGCACGAGCGCCCAATCTCCCGATGAAGCAACCCTCATTGCCGGGCAGGCACGCATCTGCAGCCCCAAAGGGAAGCTCAGCGAAATCCCCTCCTCCAGCTCCTCTTTCCTCACCAAGCTTCCTGAGGAAAGCTCTCAAAATCTCCTCATCAATGGAAACTTCGAGCTGGGTAACCCTCCCGCAGACAAAGACTGGGGTGAAACTGCCAATGCAGCGCTTTTGCCCGGCTGGACCTGGAGCCCGGGAATCACGGTGGCATCACGCTCAGCCAATGGAAAACCCGGCTTTGGCAACGGGCGACGTAACATCCATTCCTCGACCAGGGACACCCAACTCGCCTTCAACGTCAACCCGAGAAACCGCCCGGATCCCGCTGACGCCACCATCCGCCAGACCTTTGCCACCGTTCCCGGCCAGCGCTACACCGTCAGCTTTGAAATGGGAGCCAACCTATTTAGCAACACTTCCCTAGAGCTCTTTGCAGCCGTCTATGACGGAGCAGACCACAACAGCGCCACAGGCACCCTGCTCGGCACCCATACGCAGCGGAGGAATGCAGAAGATGGCAGCGGCTATAATCCACCCACCAGCTTCACCTTCACAGCGGCTTCCACCAGTGCTACCCTCGTCTTCACCGAGACCAGTAACAATTCGGAATCCGCTGACCTCTGCCTGGACAATGTCCGCGTCAACAAGAGCAAGAGTCAGTAG
- a CDS encoding sigma-70 family RNA polymerase sigma factor: MDDQTPTPPSAEFVNLLTEFQPDLWAYTISLMPGHPDVQDVIQKVNVILWKKQEQFEIGTNFRAWVFSIARLEVLAHLRAAKHSRVIPLDTELLDLLAKEATEEVASTPTASERSEALEICMERLKADERALLYHRYATNRPLSEFDGRSGASLSVTLHRLRAGIRKCIQSRLALEGRKA, encoded by the coding sequence GTGGATGACCAGACACCAACGCCGCCTTCCGCAGAATTCGTCAATCTCCTGACCGAATTCCAGCCGGATCTGTGGGCCTACACCATTTCCCTGATGCCGGGTCATCCGGACGTGCAGGACGTCATCCAGAAGGTCAATGTCATCCTCTGGAAGAAGCAGGAGCAGTTTGAGATCGGCACCAACTTCCGCGCCTGGGTCTTCTCCATCGCCCGGCTTGAGGTTCTCGCGCACCTGAGAGCGGCGAAGCACAGCCGCGTGATCCCACTGGACACCGAACTGCTCGACCTGCTAGCGAAGGAGGCGACTGAGGAAGTAGCTTCCACTCCGACGGCCAGCGAGCGATCCGAAGCGCTGGAAATCTGCATGGAGCGACTCAAGGCAGACGAGCGCGCCCTGCTCTACCACCGCTACGCCACCAACCGTCCGCTCTCTGAGTTTGACGGCCGCAGCGGCGCCTCACTCTCCGTCACCCTGCACCGCCTGCGTGCCGGCATCCGCAAGTGCATCCAGTCCCGTCTAGCTCTAGAAGGGAGGAAAGCATGA
- a CDS encoding SIR2 family NAD-dependent protein deacylase — MSRPINPNKIVIFTGAGISAESGIMTFRDKDGHWAKMDPMKVVSTEAWDSNPQALIDFHNARLATIEKAQPNAAHLALRDLEEKYEVIVVTQNVDDLHERAGSSRILHLHGIVTEVFPDGCRERAVYRGYEPLSLEEKDPYGRPFRPNTVLFGEQILHCEEAIEAISDAGKILVVGTSLAVYPAAGLLNKASFHAEKIIVSHEVESVPYGYEFIRGDATVQVPFLVRKWLSEAKR; from the coding sequence ATGTCCCGCCCAATCAATCCTAACAAGATAGTAATCTTCACTGGTGCAGGCATCAGTGCGGAGAGTGGCATTATGACCTTCCGGGACAAGGATGGTCATTGGGCCAAAATGGACCCGATGAAGGTGGTTTCCACCGAGGCTTGGGACAGCAATCCGCAGGCATTGATCGACTTCCATAACGCCCGGCTTGCCACGATAGAAAAGGCCCAGCCGAACGCCGCCCATCTGGCACTCAGAGATCTGGAGGAAAAGTACGAGGTGATCGTGGTCACCCAGAATGTGGACGACCTGCATGAGCGTGCAGGCTCTAGCAGGATTCTTCATCTTCACGGTATCGTGACCGAGGTCTTTCCAGACGGATGCCGGGAACGCGCTGTCTACCGCGGCTATGAACCGCTCAGCCTGGAGGAGAAAGATCCCTATGGCCGCCCCTTCCGCCCGAACACCGTGCTCTTTGGCGAGCAGATCCTGCACTGCGAGGAAGCGATCGAAGCCATTTCAGATGCCGGGAAAATCCTCGTCGTCGGCACCTCACTCGCCGTCTATCCCGCAGCAGGCCTACTGAACAAGGCCAGTTTCCATGCCGAAAAAATCATTGTTAGCCACGAGGTGGAAAGCGTGCCCTATGGCTACGAGTTCATCCGTGGAGACGCCACCGTCCAGGTGCCTTTCCTCGTGCGGAAATGGCTGTCCGAGGCCAAGCGCTAG
- a CDS encoding LamG-like jellyroll fold domain-containing protein, whose translation MKNTQKLLPAAMAAACSLILAPAASAAMVGLWEFNNSSDLTEATVGSAATLNGSITSGTGTTAGDGAAIVNVGDYITFNNSIGANGGGTNTNVYSIVIDFKMPTLAGWAAILELDNGNTGDGDYFYSSSRGLGVSSEGYVDDNDPPLSVLADTWHRMVLTVDNGNVRSTYVDGVNLGDHAAGSVDGRWSLSSTFDIFSDNGGGEEVISHITNLGLYDTALTEGEITALGAAGTALAVPEPSSTALIGLAGVGLLLRRRRD comes from the coding sequence ATGAAAAACACGCAAAAACTCCTCCCTGCCGCCATGGCGGCAGCGTGCTCCCTGATACTTGCTCCAGCAGCCTCTGCGGCTATGGTCGGTCTATGGGAGTTCAATAATTCCTCAGATCTTACTGAGGCAACCGTAGGTTCTGCAGCTACGCTAAATGGCTCGATCACTTCTGGTACTGGAACCACGGCTGGTGATGGTGCTGCCATCGTGAATGTGGGTGATTACATCACCTTCAATAACTCGATTGGGGCTAACGGTGGTGGAACTAACACTAATGTTTATTCCATCGTGATTGATTTCAAAATGCCTACCCTAGCGGGTTGGGCAGCGATACTCGAGCTGGATAACGGTAACACAGGTGATGGCGATTATTTCTATTCAAGTTCTCGTGGTCTTGGTGTTTCCTCTGAAGGCTATGTGGATGACAATGATCCTCCACTCTCGGTCCTAGCAGATACCTGGCACCGTATGGTGCTGACAGTGGATAATGGTAATGTCCGCAGCACTTATGTTGATGGAGTGAACCTTGGAGATCATGCTGCAGGTAGTGTCGATGGCCGCTGGAGCTTGAGCAGCACCTTTGACATTTTCAGTGATAATGGTGGCGGTGAAGAAGTGATTTCCCACATCACCAACCTTGGGCTTTACGATACCGCTCTGACAGAAGGTGAGATCACTGCTCTTGGCGCCGCTGGTACTGCTCTAGCCGTTCCTGAGCCATCTTCTACCGCTCTGATCGGTCTTGCAGGCGTTGGTCTGCTGCTGCGCCGCAGAAGAGACTAA
- a CDS encoding LamG domain-containing protein, with product MYPHILSMVGASLLAFSSAQASLVAYWNMDDVSGNLADSSGNNLTATPSGTGLTYGQASVSSGTYGNITLSGAQAASFGTAIEFDRSQSGYATLSGQPAIIETLAEVGPTGSFTVMAWVNPESLPSNTTYRIFATGATGGWGLGVANVDRVRFTTFGVQDFTSTGTPVASGTWQHVAATFADGVVSMYHNGQLIGSNPASSGFVDENGANNFVIGGNSNLTADLFNGLMDEVRIYDTALTEQEIIDAATVPEPGATALLGLAGVALLLRRRKDG from the coding sequence ATGTACCCTCACATCCTATCCATGGTAGGTGCTTCCTTGTTGGCATTCAGCAGCGCTCAGGCCTCGTTGGTGGCTTACTGGAACATGGACGATGTCTCGGGCAATCTAGCGGATTCCTCGGGCAATAACCTGACCGCGACCCCTTCCGGCACAGGCTTGACCTATGGTCAGGCATCGGTGAGCAGCGGGACCTATGGGAATATTACTTTGAGTGGCGCCCAGGCAGCTTCTTTCGGAACGGCGATCGAATTTGACCGTAGCCAGAGTGGTTATGCTACCCTCTCAGGGCAACCCGCGATCATTGAAACCCTTGCTGAGGTGGGGCCTACGGGCAGCTTCACCGTGATGGCCTGGGTGAATCCGGAGAGTTTGCCATCCAATACGACCTACCGGATCTTTGCCACTGGTGCGACAGGTGGCTGGGGACTTGGGGTGGCGAATGTAGACCGGGTGCGATTCACGACATTTGGCGTGCAGGATTTTACGAGTACAGGAACCCCGGTAGCGAGCGGGACCTGGCAGCATGTGGCGGCGACCTTCGCCGATGGCGTGGTGAGTATGTACCATAACGGCCAGTTGATCGGTAGTAACCCGGCGAGCTCTGGCTTTGTGGATGAGAATGGAGCGAATAATTTTGTAATCGGAGGAAACTCCAACCTGACGGCAGACCTCTTCAATGGTTTGATGGATGAGGTGCGGATTTACGATACCGCATTGACTGAGCAAGAGATCATCGATGCCGCTACGGTGCCCGAGCCAGGTGCCACGGCTTTGCTCGGTTTGGCGGGAGTAGCCTTGCTGCTTCGCCGGAGAAAAGACGGATAA
- a CDS encoding PEP-CTERM sorting domain-containing protein — protein sequence MKNTLILTSMTAALMSLSSQAAVIINPTTITYTGTAAEQTGINLDDENNLINGNGLSGTPTIGDYTTITHIAANFDAPGVVWATTDTGPAGGDFFADNGGTTVSFEVIFDQAYDITDLVTWGYHFGANNANDISEVVLDYGVGNFDNSTGAISVALADSPGAAITSAIGSTIQADRIRINVTDNHFGNGPAGGDRVGLAELRFVGTAVPEPSTTGLIGLAGLAFILRRRR from the coding sequence ATGAAAAACACACTCATACTCACCAGCATGACTGCTGCTTTGATGAGCCTCAGCTCTCAGGCAGCCGTAATCATCAACCCGACCACCATCACATACACAGGTACTGCCGCTGAACAAACAGGCATCAATCTGGATGATGAAAACAACCTGATCAACGGCAACGGCCTCTCCGGAACGCCTACCATCGGTGACTACACCACCATCACTCACATCGCAGCCAACTTTGATGCACCCGGCGTGGTCTGGGCGACCACAGACACAGGTCCTGCCGGCGGCGATTTCTTCGCTGACAATGGTGGAACGACCGTCAGCTTCGAAGTCATTTTCGACCAGGCCTATGACATCACGGACCTCGTCACCTGGGGCTACCACTTCGGAGCCAATAATGCCAATGACATCAGCGAAGTCGTCCTCGACTACGGTGTGGGCAATTTTGACAACTCCACCGGCGCGATTAGCGTAGCCCTTGCGGACTCACCAGGTGCGGCAATCACCAGCGCAATCGGTTCCACGATCCAGGCTGACCGTATCCGCATCAACGTCACCGACAACCACTTCGGTAACGGTCCTGCAGGTGGTGACCGTGTGGGTCTGGCTGAACTTCGCTTCGTCGGCACCGCGGTTCCAGAACCATCCACAACAGGACTCATCGGTCTGGCTGGTCTGGCATTTATCCTGCGCCGCAGACGATAA
- a CDS encoding DUF4339 domain-containing protein, which produces MLIHDVVFIANFSSLVDVKIVLAVLAASVILKFAAKRVGAGTRRKLFSQDFDFQEARLLDYPKLDRKYYARRLEEAEALGMWHVTDFTNMAAPAGAGIRETLVRVMASPQGEVTAFVYDSRSLGTMGVMGESLSGGRRKRSTHVQTAFDNGECLVTTDAKVLLIEGMEWQNVQLVAEGASLEHLIGWHRVRLKEYLAKHPGVRVLPVSNVGEFYEREKSLWARKAEIWQAKDWKLKKADLKQWDDGEKRLIISEDMLAGQPAGFEKSYGAAVVAASAKASAPASAIGTATAVAEPAAETQQEAAESELRDSEAQTDAMESVPDSLPKEWYFSQHGQNHGPMTKVDLQERVWKPGVNYRSILVWNPNMPEWKSLVDVPELRLEKPASSGPVKPLSPAVGNASPVAETAATPEISRPANPYETPSAKGVELGQVLASHHRLKYSGMGRKDFAIWMLMVLPCIYWFQNYLTTGPLMDTGYDMIVSRIAYIVFILVAYSRVKNLGMSWYWLFGVNVPFLNAWIFWRAYCCPEGYADHTTMDGTGKTLSIIYWILTGILYLAAIAVIVAAAFWLPDLLDGLMGDGAYEDTYEQEYWEEYEDILPAE; this is translated from the coding sequence ATGCTGATTCATGATGTCGTTTTTATAGCGAATTTTAGTTCTCTGGTTGATGTGAAGATCGTTCTTGCCGTTCTGGCGGCGAGCGTGATTCTGAAGTTTGCTGCCAAGCGTGTAGGAGCTGGGACCCGGCGCAAATTGTTTAGCCAAGACTTTGACTTTCAGGAGGCACGTCTGCTGGATTACCCGAAGCTCGATCGTAAATACTACGCCCGCAGGCTGGAAGAGGCCGAGGCTCTGGGGATGTGGCATGTCACGGATTTTACCAATATGGCGGCTCCGGCAGGCGCAGGGATTCGGGAGACTTTGGTTCGGGTCATGGCCAGTCCGCAGGGGGAGGTGACGGCATTTGTCTACGATAGCCGGAGTCTGGGGACGATGGGAGTCATGGGTGAATCGCTGAGTGGCGGTCGCAGAAAAAGATCCACTCATGTTCAGACTGCCTTTGATAATGGGGAATGTCTGGTGACCACTGATGCCAAGGTGTTGCTGATTGAGGGGATGGAGTGGCAGAATGTCCAGCTGGTGGCTGAGGGCGCGAGCCTCGAGCATCTAATCGGCTGGCACCGGGTGAGACTGAAGGAGTACTTGGCCAAGCATCCTGGCGTGAGAGTACTTCCTGTCAGCAATGTCGGTGAATTTTATGAGCGCGAGAAATCCCTCTGGGCGCGCAAGGCGGAGATCTGGCAAGCCAAGGACTGGAAGCTCAAGAAGGCCGACCTCAAACAGTGGGATGATGGCGAGAAGCGTTTGATCATTTCTGAGGATATGCTGGCAGGCCAGCCAGCCGGTTTCGAAAAATCCTACGGCGCAGCAGTCGTCGCAGCCTCAGCCAAGGCTTCTGCTCCAGCATCTGCGATCGGCACGGCTACAGCCGTGGCTGAACCCGCTGCTGAGACTCAGCAGGAGGCGGCGGAGTCTGAGCTTAGAGACTCAGAGGCCCAGACGGATGCGATGGAGTCAGTCCCAGACAGCCTGCCCAAGGAATGGTATTTTTCCCAGCACGGTCAGAACCACGGTCCGATGACCAAGGTGGATCTGCAAGAGCGGGTTTGGAAGCCCGGGGTGAACTACCGCAGTATCTTGGTCTGGAACCCGAACATGCCAGAATGGAAGTCCCTGGTAGATGTACCGGAGTTGAGGCTGGAAAAGCCAGCGTCATCTGGTCCCGTGAAGCCACTCTCGCCTGCAGTGGGCAATGCGAGTCCTGTAGCGGAGACTGCCGCAACTCCAGAGATTTCCCGCCCGGCAAATCCTTATGAGACACCGAGTGCCAAAGGGGTGGAGCTGGGGCAGGTCCTGGCTTCTCACCACCGTCTCAAGTACAGCGGCATGGGGCGTAAGGATTTTGCCATCTGGATGCTGATGGTGCTGCCCTGCATTTACTGGTTCCAGAACTACCTGACCACTGGACCCTTGATGGATACGGGCTACGATATGATTGTCAGCCGGATCGCCTACATCGTCTTTATTTTGGTAGCCTATTCCCGGGTCAAGAACCTGGGCATGAGCTGGTACTGGCTGTTCGGCGTGAATGTGCCTTTCCTAAATGCCTGGATCTTCTGGCGGGCGTATTGCTGTCCCGAGGGCTACGCCGATCATACCACCATGGATGGTACTGGGAAGACTCTGAGTATCATCTACTGGATCTTGACTGGGATCCTCTATCTCGCAGCGATTGCGGTGATCGTGGCGGCGGCCTTCTGGTTGCCAGACCTGCTGGATGGCCTGATGGGGGACGGCGCTTACGAGGATACCTACGAGCAGGAGTACTGGGAGGAATACGAGGATATTCTCCCGGCGGAATAG
- a CDS encoding thioredoxin family protein — MKFKQLLTTALAATLTIGGALAGGEGWSDDFAASKKQAAEQKKDLLIDFTGSDWCGWCIRLSNEVFKHDAFNEGVKDSFVLVELDYPRDKSKLSEETQEQNAKLQQQYGITGFPTILLCDAEGKPYAKTGYKPGGPEKYVTHLDELRAKRTARDEAFAKAAEATGPEQAKLYLAALQSLGLSDKVIGSTYEDIIEKIKAADPEDSTGFIKKQEEAARQEELNAKLRGMKKDEVITFLDKSLKEDWPVEGKQHIMGVKASYLLQDKKVDECLKLLDEAVSLSPDSETATKLKRFHGMVEKNKEKILSQ, encoded by the coding sequence ATGAAATTTAAACAATTACTGACAACCGCTCTGGCGGCTACCCTGACCATTGGCGGTGCCCTCGCAGGAGGCGAAGGCTGGAGCGATGATTTTGCAGCTTCCAAGAAGCAGGCAGCAGAGCAGAAGAAAGACCTGCTCATCGACTTTACAGGATCTGACTGGTGCGGATGGTGCATCAGACTGAGCAATGAGGTCTTCAAGCATGATGCCTTCAACGAAGGCGTGAAAGACAGCTTTGTACTCGTGGAACTGGATTACCCGCGTGACAAGTCCAAGCTCAGTGAGGAAACCCAAGAGCAGAACGCCAAGCTACAGCAGCAGTATGGTATCACTGGCTTCCCGACGATTCTTCTCTGTGATGCTGAGGGTAAACCCTATGCTAAGACGGGTTACAAGCCCGGTGGCCCCGAAAAGTACGTGACACACTTGGACGAACTTCGTGCGAAGCGTACTGCCAGAGACGAAGCCTTTGCCAAGGCGGCAGAAGCTACAGGACCTGAGCAGGCCAAGCTTTACCTCGCAGCGCTTCAATCCCTTGGTTTGAGCGATAAGGTCATTGGCTCCACTTATGAAGACATCATCGAAAAGATCAAAGCCGCGGATCCTGAGGACTCCACAGGCTTTATCAAAAAGCAGGAGGAAGCTGCCCGCCAGGAAGAGCTCAACGCCAAGCTGAGAGGTATGAAGAAAGATGAGGTGATTACCTTCCTGGACAAGAGCTTGAAGGAAGACTGGCCGGTAGAAGGCAAGCAGCACATCATGGGCGTAAAAGCATCCTACTTGCTTCAGGATAAGAAAGTGGACGAATGCCTCAAGCTGTTGGACGAAGCTGTTAGCCTCTCTCCAGACAGCGAGACGGCCACAAAGCTGAAGCGGTTTCATGGCATGGTAGAGAAGAACAAGGAAAAGATTCTCAGCCAGTAA
- a CDS encoding STAS/SEC14 domain-containing protein gives MLIIERVNEKCLDIQMSGKLDTEGMRKALDEMVEKSQGIEDGQMLFDIVEYHLPSVGAIGLELSRLFPLLKWMRQFKRCAVLADKTWLKKVSEIEVALIPGIEIKGFDRDQRAAAEAWLAG, from the coding sequence ATGTTGATCATTGAACGTGTAAATGAGAAGTGTCTGGACATTCAGATGAGCGGGAAGCTGGATACTGAGGGAATGCGCAAGGCTCTGGATGAGATGGTGGAGAAGTCCCAGGGGATAGAGGACGGCCAGATGCTGTTTGATATCGTGGAGTACCACCTGCCTTCGGTCGGGGCGATCGGACTGGAGCTTTCCCGCCTGTTCCCCCTACTGAAGTGGATGCGTCAGTTCAAGCGCTGCGCGGTGCTGGCAGACAAGACCTGGCTGAAGAAGGTCAGCGAAATCGAGGTCGCTCTCATCCCTGGTATCGAGATCAAAGGCTTTGACCGTGACCAGCGCGCCGCCGCGGAGGCCTGGCTTGCGGGCTAA